A genomic window from Cupriavidus basilensis includes:
- a CDS encoding response regulator transcription factor produces MKKTKIILADDHPLVLMGIREVIERDLRFVVVDSASGPSDLIAKIPVARPDIIVTDFAMPGDLVFGDGLRLIEYLARTFPGVKLLVLTMLTNPIIVSALYDAGAHGVVLKGDSLNDILAALFAIRSGRRYIPSSLQETLRASSGADSIGERIKMLSPREYEVLRHFVGGDSVQDIARHFSRSVKTVSGHKVSAMQKLGVTTDQQLIAFCIATDLFQ; encoded by the coding sequence ATGAAAAAAACCAAAATCATCTTAGCGGACGATCATCCCCTGGTGCTCATGGGAATACGCGAAGTCATTGAACGGGACCTGCGTTTCGTGGTGGTTGATTCCGCCTCGGGTCCCTCGGACCTGATCGCCAAGATTCCCGTTGCCCGTCCGGATATCATCGTCACCGACTTTGCCATGCCTGGTGATTTGGTCTTCGGAGATGGCCTGAGGCTCATCGAGTACCTGGCCAGGACGTTTCCCGGCGTCAAGCTGCTGGTTCTGACAATGCTCACCAACCCGATCATCGTATCAGCGCTGTACGATGCCGGCGCGCACGGTGTGGTGCTCAAGGGCGATTCTCTCAACGACATCCTCGCCGCCCTGTTCGCGATCCGGAGTGGCCGCAGATACATTCCATCCTCCCTCCAGGAGACGCTTCGCGCGAGTTCGGGGGCGGACTCCATTGGCGAGCGAATCAAGATGCTGTCGCCCCGGGAATACGAAGTGCTTCGCCATTTCGTTGGCGGGGACTCGGTTCAGGATATCGCCAGGCACTTCAGCCGCAGTGTCAAGACCGTGAGTGGCCACAAGGTGTCAGCAATGCAAAAGCTCGGTGTCACAACCGACCAGCAACTCATTGCCTTCTGCATTGCTACCGACCTGTTTCAGTAG
- a CDS encoding response regulator transcription factor yields the protein MRQVLALMGDVEIVGEPVDSAELMQWLSRGRTKADVLLCAFFRPGGRFNDNIALLDLLHDTCPRLRVVIITRAASPLVLRAMIVSGAHGLLLRSDPAREIAGALRAVARGRMYIAESVRRRMAHSRMAETPIDVFANDCISARETEVLRRYTRGMTIGEIATALGRSIKTVSTQRIAGMKKLGLANDRELYEYAFAFRFAPANEDTAAKTVNSLRG from the coding sequence ATGCGCCAGGTGCTGGCGCTGATGGGTGACGTCGAGATCGTCGGAGAGCCTGTGGATTCCGCCGAACTGATGCAGTGGCTGAGCAGGGGCAGGACCAAGGCCGATGTCCTGCTCTGCGCCTTCTTTCGTCCGGGCGGGCGATTCAACGACAACATCGCATTGCTGGATCTTCTGCATGACACCTGCCCTCGCTTGCGGGTCGTGATCATCACGAGGGCAGCCAGCCCGTTGGTCCTGCGCGCCATGATCGTCTCGGGCGCCCATGGCCTGCTGCTGAGGAGCGACCCGGCAAGGGAGATCGCGGGCGCCCTGCGCGCTGTCGCGCGAGGGCGAATGTACATCGCCGAATCGGTGCGCAGGCGGATGGCTCACTCGCGCATGGCGGAGACGCCGATCGACGTCTTTGCCAACGACTGCATCTCGGCGCGGGAGACCGAAGTGCTGCGCCGCTATACGCGCGGCATGACCATCGGTGAGATCGCCACGGCGCTGGGCCGCAGCATCAAGACCGTAAGCACGCAGCGCATTGCGGGCATGAAAAAACTCGGACTTGCAAACGACCGCGAGCTGTATGAGTACGCATTCGCATTTCGGTTTGCCCCCGCCAACGAGGATACGGCTGCAAAGACAGTCAACTCCCTGCGCGGATAA
- a CDS encoding ATP-binding protein gives MLYLLAAALLLCAGMAAVLYLEARFEREISAYRRQMNAAAYNAQVFLARRSSLLTSLIDSISEGSGKTVQLPTSEAHHIEAISLAIDPQAGKSWTLYVTERDRDAIARSGAHLVYWTATRSTQAGPTSARRGIRETLSPEVTNMLVARHAQSADAGSIIWASDRIHHRLYMFGRVDPGEKTAGWLGLALDNVEPGLLLSKPGLSYMLLDRHDNVVLESAEDAELRRDLASMTREDAFLRYGMGPIPKYLTLSKAVGDDGWRVVYFIRASALLRACMPAVRLALGGFLLLIIGMGIGIVYINRHQLLPARRQFDSLIESEAFSRAMIEAAPVALCVLRRRDGNVPLANGLARSWLDPDVSWREAALSRDRHPGSGRELVLHDGRSVHVSFAAARYQGEDVVICAFSDITARKELEAATQLAMQRAEAANEAKTIFLTTMSHEIRTPLYGILGTLELLALSGPSGQQREYIKAIERSSDSLLQVVDNTLDISRIEAGSLMLEPAAFSPLDLTEDVLCAYAARAERKGLLIYACIDADIPGSLHGDAVRVRQILNNLLSNAIKFTQMGRVVLRARMVATRPDGVELMWQVADTGVGISAQSQERIFESYYQASGNRQATASSGLGLSICHRLARLMGGAIQVVSEPGLGSLFSATLPFSPSFLPSFSPSIDAPDIVMPQLRPGVVYVRSDVREIATHLCAWLRRWGAVAQPYSETQGGLHRDEILIDVLPSARGDVPWAGIRIVAIPFGPDHPQKTGDGWRVNGYRVRAIGLAVRLAQDDAGESR, from the coding sequence ATGCTATATCTTCTGGCCGCGGCCTTGCTGCTGTGCGCGGGCATGGCTGCGGTGTTGTACCTGGAGGCTCGATTCGAGAGGGAAATTTCCGCCTATCGGCGCCAGATGAATGCCGCGGCGTATAACGCGCAGGTTTTCCTGGCGCGACGTAGCTCGCTGCTGACCTCCCTGATCGACTCCATATCCGAAGGCAGCGGCAAGACCGTCCAGTTGCCAACAAGCGAGGCACATCACATCGAAGCGATTTCGCTCGCCATCGATCCGCAGGCCGGGAAGAGCTGGACCTTGTATGTGACCGAACGGGACAGGGACGCCATCGCGCGTTCAGGCGCCCATCTGGTCTACTGGACCGCCACCCGGTCCACCCAGGCGGGGCCGACCAGCGCCCGCCGTGGAATTCGCGAGACGCTCTCGCCCGAGGTGACGAACATGCTGGTTGCGCGGCACGCGCAATCGGCGGACGCCGGGTCGATCATCTGGGCCAGCGATCGTATTCATCACCGCCTGTACATGTTTGGCCGGGTCGATCCCGGTGAGAAGACGGCCGGCTGGCTCGGATTGGCGTTGGACAATGTCGAGCCGGGTCTCCTGCTGTCCAAGCCTGGCCTGAGCTATATGCTGCTGGACCGTCACGACAACGTTGTTCTCGAAAGCGCGGAAGATGCCGAATTAAGGCGCGATCTGGCAAGCATGACGCGCGAGGATGCGTTTCTTCGATACGGCATGGGTCCGATACCGAAGTACCTCACGCTCAGCAAGGCGGTTGGCGACGACGGCTGGCGTGTTGTCTATTTCATTCGCGCCAGCGCGCTGCTCAGGGCGTGCATGCCGGCTGTCCGGCTGGCGCTGGGGGGCTTTCTGTTGCTGATCATCGGCATGGGCATCGGCATCGTGTATATCAACCGGCACCAGTTGCTGCCGGCGCGGCGGCAGTTTGACAGCCTGATTGAAAGCGAAGCGTTCAGCCGCGCCATGATCGAGGCGGCACCGGTGGCATTGTGCGTGCTTCGCCGCCGCGACGGCAACGTGCCACTTGCCAACGGATTGGCGCGAAGCTGGCTGGATCCCGACGTCTCGTGGCGCGAAGCCGCGCTTTCCAGGGACCGCCATCCGGGCAGCGGCCGCGAACTGGTGCTGCATGACGGCCGCAGCGTCCATGTGTCTTTCGCGGCAGCGCGCTACCAGGGCGAAGACGTGGTGATCTGCGCGTTCAGCGACATCACGGCCCGCAAGGAATTGGAAGCGGCAACGCAGCTGGCCATGCAACGGGCGGAAGCCGCCAATGAAGCCAAGACCATTTTCCTTACCACCATGAGCCATGAGATTCGTACGCCGCTATACGGCATTCTGGGAACACTTGAGCTCCTGGCCTTGAGCGGCCCGTCAGGGCAGCAGCGGGAGTACATCAAGGCCATCGAAAGATCCTCGGATTCCCTGTTGCAGGTTGTGGATAACACGCTGGACATCTCGAGAATCGAAGCCGGGAGCCTGATGCTCGAACCGGCGGCCTTCTCTCCGCTCGACCTGACGGAGGACGTGCTTTGCGCGTACGCCGCACGCGCCGAGCGCAAGGGCCTGCTCATCTACGCCTGCATCGATGCGGACATTCCCGGGAGCCTGCATGGCGATGCGGTTCGCGTGCGCCAGATCCTGAACAACCTTCTGAGCAACGCCATCAAGTTCACGCAGATGGGCCGGGTGGTGCTGCGCGCGCGGATGGTGGCAACCCGGCCGGACGGCGTCGAACTGATGTGGCAGGTGGCGGACACCGGCGTCGGCATCTCCGCGCAAAGCCAGGAGCGCATCTTCGAGTCGTACTATCAGGCAAGCGGTAACCGGCAGGCGACGGCCAGTTCGGGTCTCGGCCTGTCGATCTGCCATCGGCTTGCCCGGTTGATGGGCGGCGCTATCCAGGTGGTCAGCGAGCCTGGGCTCGGAAGCCTATTCTCGGCTACGCTGCCCTTCTCACCGTCCTTCTTGCCATCCTTCTCGCCGTCCATCGATGCACCGGATATCGTGATGCCTCAACTACGGCCTGGCGTGGTGTACGTGCGCTCGGACGTGAGGGAGATCGCCACGCACCTGTGTGCCTGGCTACGCCGTTGGGGTGCCGTCGCACAGCCGTACTCCGAAACGCAGGGTGGCTTGCATCGGGACGAGATACTGATCGATGTGCTGCCATCCGCGCGCGGTGATGTCCCCTGGGCGGGGATCAGGATTGTGGCGATACCGTTTGGACCCGATCATCCGCAGAAGACCGGGGACGGCTGGCGGGTGAACGGATATCGAGTACGAGCGATCGGCCTCGCGGTCCGGTTGGCGCAGGACGATGCTGGCGAAAGCCGCTGA
- a CDS encoding fimbrial protein, translating to MNTNVLPIAGQPGAAGGGTGGRQSVRLFLAVPMLMLGLGLGLASGGAQAQFQNRTATNCTNPNPQEIQPWTVTNPLTSSTAIGTILMERRFALETSFTFGSIPLVDAHELVTGAHWTLGFGPPVGADGLAPTNIDGIGFKWEALSSDGVTRTLRKELDPLAVEKMDVLYNPNQSTSIGATIASYKQYLVLTKDPNALPAGEIKVTSVAGGLQVKIYAADFLKSVGVSLGSTFQVPTLGLGCRQSITYDSTGIVGIGGGPPPPILNRCDVVANQIIPVDLGSIPIDRFKRLNDTSPPKHFEIALSNCAANARPTISFRDKAMPPNADKTVLRLSAPGGQSLAQGFGIIMTREDGSRERISYGDPGAARKYEMTLDKLGRTAKLPLSAQYIRTGGDAEVKAGYAGGSAEFTFTFP from the coding sequence ATGAATACCAATGTATTGCCTATCGCCGGGCAGCCGGGGGCGGCCGGGGGTGGCACGGGGGGGCGCCAATCGGTACGCCTGTTCCTTGCCGTGCCAATGCTAATGCTGGGGCTGGGGCTGGGGCTGGCGAGCGGCGGCGCCCAGGCGCAATTTCAAAACCGCACGGCCACCAACTGCACGAACCCCAATCCGCAGGAGATCCAGCCGTGGACGGTCACCAATCCCCTGACCAGCAGTACGGCCATCGGCACGATCCTGATGGAACGGCGGTTCGCATTGGAGACATCCTTCACCTTTGGTTCGATTCCGCTGGTGGACGCTCACGAGCTGGTCACGGGCGCGCACTGGACATTGGGGTTCGGGCCGCCCGTCGGAGCGGATGGCCTTGCGCCGACGAATATTGACGGCATCGGCTTCAAGTGGGAAGCGCTATCGTCGGACGGTGTCACCCGGACCTTGCGCAAGGAGCTCGACCCGCTTGCCGTCGAGAAGATGGACGTCTTGTACAATCCCAATCAGTCGACGTCGATCGGTGCCACCATCGCCAGCTACAAACAGTACCTGGTGCTGACCAAGGACCCGAATGCGCTCCCCGCGGGCGAGATCAAGGTGACCAGTGTTGCGGGTGGTCTCCAGGTGAAGATCTACGCAGCGGATTTTCTGAAGTCGGTGGGGGTGAGCCTGGGCAGCACGTTCCAGGTGCCCACCTTGGGCCTGGGATGCCGTCAGTCCATTACCTACGACAGCACCGGTATCGTCGGCATTGGCGGCGGCCCTCCGCCCCCGATACTGAACAGATGCGACGTGGTGGCCAACCAGATCATTCCGGTCGATCTGGGGAGTATTCCCATTGATCGGTTCAAGAGGCTCAACGACACATCCCCGCCGAAGCATTTCGAAATCGCCCTGAGCAATTGCGCGGCCAACGCCAGGCCCACGATCAGTTTCAGGGACAAGGCCATGCCCCCCAATGCGGACAAGACGGTCTTGCGGCTCAGCGCACCGGGCGGGCAGAGCCTGGCCCAGGGGTTCGGCATCATCATGACGCGCGAGGATGGCAGCCGGGAGCGCATCTCCTATGGCGATCCGGGCGCGGCCAGGAAGTACGAGATGACGCTCGACAAGCTGGGCAGGACCGCGAAGCTTCCGCTGTCGGCGCAGTACATCCGCACCGGTGGCGACGCCGAGGTGAAGGCCGGTTATGCGGGAGGCTCCGCCGAATTCACCTTCACTTTCCCCTGA
- a CDS encoding filamentous hemagglutinin N-terminal domain-containing protein — MNNNYALVWNQTQGCWNVASEGTRRRGKSGGARRVIAAAVALLGLGALAPAHALPTGNVIVSGTGNVASFNNGRDMSINQSSDKLIINWNGFSVGAGEKVFFNQPDSNAIALNRVVTANASNIQGQIDANGRVFLVNPNGIVFGQTAQVNVGGLVASTQDISNADFNSGTYRFAGSPGGSVTNAGRITAAAGGSVALLGRTVNNTGLVQAQMGRVALGAGNDFTVSFDAGNLLNLKVNDGVVGSLVQNGGLLKADGGQVLMTARAVGSLQEAVVNNTGMIEAKTLQGNAGKITLDGGSAGVVRVSGSLNASAMAGPGNGGTIETRGADVQVQLATQVNTQANNGQTGTWKLSAMDVNVGQTAASGEITAFGDTLSRNLATTNIELASTVGNLSVNAPISWNSGNKLTLASAGDVNVNAALSATGVNAGMAMTAAGANDINLNKNVTLSGAGNGLELNYGRALNLNSGAVVTLSGTGASFKSNGFSYNVIQNLAQLQGINDNLGGYYVLGNKISGGWFSGNSLKSIGGDYGTFYGVLDGLGNTLSNLSVTSTGPLSGLFSASSGRISNLGLAALTVNATSANTGAAALGALVGENSGTISNVTATGVRLNSYTGRAHTMGGLVGRNLASGSIDRASVSASSLSGGSLTQSIGGLVGENAGSVTRSTSDVSIGGFMQRTAMGGVGGLVGLNAGPNAYIADSSSRGTVGTVYGGLNVGGLVGYNNGGVIERAFSAGNTAASGNAVIGGLVGLNDGGGRIADASTSGRVNGSGAAAIGGLVGQNRNGSLTNVKTSSIVTDFWGVDMGGLAGSNEGGTIFSAEATGAVIGGANSRVGGLVGSNYSGTIQSSVARGKTSGGSNSHTGGLVGYNGGDLLAVEASGDVSAGANSFVGGLVGTNVATNGAVIASGVASGNVRGESRSVVGGLVGQNHGMVRASSASGTVSGGSYVTMGGLIGVNQGQVDYSTASGKVSFVPYYSQNYGGLVGVNFGRMQGNRVSGNAALVPLAGINYGTIVD, encoded by the coding sequence ATGAACAATAACTATGCACTGGTCTGGAACCAGACGCAGGGATGCTGGAACGTTGCCAGCGAAGGGACTCGCCGCCGCGGCAAGTCTGGCGGCGCCAGGCGCGTGATTGCCGCCGCCGTGGCACTGCTGGGGCTGGGGGCGCTTGCGCCGGCGCACGCCTTGCCGACCGGCAATGTGATCGTGTCGGGCACCGGCAATGTCGCGTCCTTCAACAATGGCCGGGACATGTCGATCAACCAGTCGAGCGACAAGCTGATCATCAACTGGAACGGGTTCAGCGTTGGCGCGGGGGAGAAGGTCTTCTTCAACCAGCCCGACAGCAACGCGATCGCGCTCAACCGCGTAGTCACTGCGAACGCCAGCAATATCCAGGGCCAGATCGATGCCAATGGCCGCGTTTTCCTGGTCAACCCCAACGGCATCGTGTTCGGGCAGACCGCCCAGGTCAACGTGGGCGGCCTGGTGGCCTCGACGCAGGACATCAGCAACGCGGATTTCAACAGCGGGACCTACCGCTTTGCCGGCAGCCCGGGCGGGTCGGTAACCAATGCCGGCCGGATTACCGCCGCTGCGGGCGGCAGCGTGGCGCTGCTGGGCAGGACGGTGAACAACACGGGCCTTGTCCAGGCGCAGATGGGCCGGGTGGCGCTAGGCGCCGGCAATGACTTCACCGTGAGCTTCGACGCCGGCAACCTGCTCAACCTGAAGGTGAATGACGGCGTGGTGGGCTCGCTGGTGCAAAACGGCGGCCTGCTCAAGGCCGACGGCGGCCAGGTGCTGATGACGGCGCGCGCTGTTGGCAGCTTGCAGGAGGCGGTGGTGAACAATACGGGCATGATCGAGGCCAAGACCTTGCAGGGCAATGCCGGCAAGATCACGCTGGACGGCGGCAGCGCCGGCGTCGTGCGCGTGTCCGGCAGCCTGAACGCCAGCGCGATGGCCGGCCCGGGCAACGGCGGCACCATCGAGACCCGCGGTGCCGATGTGCAGGTGCAGTTGGCCACCCAGGTCAACACCCAGGCCAACAACGGGCAGACGGGCACCTGGAAGCTCAGCGCGATGGATGTCAACGTCGGCCAGACCGCCGCCAGTGGCGAAATCACCGCGTTTGGCGACACGCTCTCGCGCAACCTCGCCACCACCAATATCGAGCTGGCCAGCACCGTCGGCAATCTCTCGGTCAACGCGCCGATCAGCTGGAACAGCGGCAACAAGCTGACCCTGGCCTCGGCTGGCGATGTCAATGTGAACGCAGCGCTGAGCGCCACCGGCGTCAACGCCGGCATGGCCATGACTGCCGCCGGCGCCAACGATATCAACCTGAACAAAAATGTCACGCTCAGCGGGGCCGGCAACGGCCTGGAGTTGAACTATGGCCGTGCGCTGAACCTGAACAGCGGCGCGGTGGTCACCTTGTCCGGGACGGGGGCATCGTTCAAGTCGAACGGCTTTTCCTATAACGTGATCCAGAACCTCGCGCAGTTGCAGGGCATCAACGACAATCTGGGCGGCTACTACGTGCTGGGCAACAAGATCAGCGGCGGCTGGTTCAGCGGCAACTCGCTGAAGTCGATCGGCGGTGACTACGGCACGTTCTACGGTGTCCTCGACGGCTTGGGCAATACCTTGAGCAACCTCTCGGTGACCAGCACCGGGCCTTTGTCCGGCCTGTTCTCGGCTTCGTCCGGCCGCATCAGCAACCTCGGCCTGGCGGCGTTGACTGTCAACGCGACATCTGCCAATACCGGCGCCGCTGCCCTGGGCGCGCTGGTCGGTGAGAACTCCGGCACCATCTCCAACGTCACCGCCACCGGCGTGCGCCTCAATAGCTACACCGGGCGGGCCCATACAATGGGTGGCCTGGTGGGGAGGAACCTCGCCAGCGGCTCCATCGACCGTGCTTCGGTGAGCGCTTCCTCGCTCTCTGGCGGCAGCCTGACCCAGTCGATCGGCGGCCTGGTCGGTGAAAACGCGGGCAGCGTGACGCGCAGCACGTCGGATGTCTCCATCGGGGGGTTCATGCAGCGCACGGCGATGGGCGGCGTGGGTGGCCTGGTCGGGCTGAACGCCGGGCCCAACGCGTACATAGCCGATTCGTCCAGCCGGGGCACCGTCGGCACGGTCTACGGCGGCCTGAACGTGGGCGGCCTGGTGGGCTACAACAACGGTGGCGTCATCGAGCGCGCCTTCTCCGCCGGTAACACGGCCGCTTCCGGCAACGCCGTGATCGGTGGCCTGGTTGGCCTCAACGACGGCGGCGGCCGGATTGCCGATGCCTCTACCAGCGGCCGCGTAAACGGCAGCGGTGCCGCGGCCATCGGCGGCCTGGTGGGGCAGAACCGGAACGGTAGCCTGACCAACGTCAAGACCAGCAGCATCGTCACGGATTTCTGGGGCGTCGATATGGGTGGCCTGGCCGGCAGCAACGAGGGCGGCACCATCTTCAGCGCGGAAGCCACCGGCGCCGTGATCGGCGGCGCCAACAGCCGCGTGGGCGGCCTGGTCGGCAGCAACTACAGCGGCACCATCCAGAGTTCGGTGGCGCGAGGCAAGACCTCGGGCGGCAGCAACAGCCACACCGGCGGCCTGGTCGGCTACAACGGCGGCGACCTGCTGGCGGTGGAAGCGAGCGGCGACGTCTCTGCCGGTGCGAACAGCTTTGTCGGCGGCCTGGTCGGCACCAACGTCGCCACCAATGGCGCCGTGATCGCGTCGGGCGTGGCCAGCGGCAACGTCAGGGGTGAAAGCCGCAGCGTGGTGGGTGGCCTGGTTGGCCAGAACCACGGCATGGTCCGCGCTTCGTCGGCTTCCGGCACGGTGAGTGGTGGCAGCTATGTGACGATGGGCGGCCTGATTGGCGTGAATCAGGGCCAAGTCGATTACTCGACGGCGAGCGGCAAGGTCAGCTTCGTGCCGTACTACTCCCAGAACTATGGGGGCCTGGTCGGTGTGAACTTCGGTCGCATGCAAGGCAACCGGGTTTCCGGCAATGCTGCCCTGGTGCCGCTGGCCGGCATCAACTACGGCACCATCGTTGACTAA
- a CDS encoding ShlB/FhaC/HecB family hemolysin secretion/activation protein → MRDLETARPELPVPSRVELDLPKAEDGTAPAASAAPAAPGMRLKVQGFRIDGNKVFDSAQLLPLLGDLNGSEQDLAGLRAAADRITAYYHEHGYLLARAFLPPQDIEDGMVRLEVMEGRYGRIVLQNKSRAFDGVLRQPLSKLRSGEAVHSAELESSLLLLNDIPGAEAKGTLQSGTDPGTTDLLVEAQAGPLAGGSLEADNYGGYYTGEYRLGGSFYLNNPLRLGDQLSLRVLGSDKRQRYYRAGYQLPAGPWSTRVGVSYSDMSYHLGKVFSVLEAHGRASIRSVFVSQPLLRGRAFNLSAQLQYDDKRLRDQMDVFETNVGKRVGLWTAGVNGNGQDNVFGGGQTMFSVSYSTGRLRIDDPLTEFIDQISAKAGGSFSKMNLSAARLQRLSHRFQLYAQANAQWAAGNLDGSEKFGMGGPYGVRAYALGAGSGDQGWQASLELRYAVAPGWQLSAFMDKSVVDINKQPWTRERNTRRLTGAGIGGAWAGQGHQISLALAWPLGQRDLSGGPVRSPRFWVQGAQYF, encoded by the coding sequence ATGCGCGATCTCGAGACCGCGCGTCCGGAACTGCCTGTGCCGTCCAGGGTGGAGCTGGATCTGCCCAAGGCGGAGGATGGCACCGCGCCGGCAGCGTCTGCGGCGCCTGCCGCGCCGGGGATGCGCCTGAAGGTGCAGGGCTTTCGCATCGACGGGAACAAGGTATTCGACTCGGCGCAGCTGCTGCCCTTGCTGGGCGACCTGAATGGCAGCGAGCAGGATCTCGCCGGCCTGCGCGCGGCGGCGGACCGCATTACCGCGTATTACCACGAGCATGGCTACCTGTTGGCGCGCGCCTTCCTGCCGCCGCAGGATATCGAGGATGGCATGGTCCGGCTCGAGGTGATGGAGGGCAGGTACGGGCGGATCGTGCTGCAGAACAAGTCGCGCGCGTTTGACGGCGTGCTGCGCCAGCCGCTGTCGAAGCTCCGCAGCGGCGAGGCGGTGCATAGCGCGGAACTGGAAAGCAGCCTGCTGCTGCTCAACGACATCCCCGGTGCCGAGGCCAAGGGTACCTTGCAGTCCGGCACCGATCCCGGTACCACCGACCTGCTGGTCGAGGCGCAGGCCGGACCGCTGGCCGGCGGCAGCCTGGAGGCGGACAACTATGGCGGCTACTACACCGGCGAATACCGCCTGGGCGGCAGCTTCTACCTGAACAACCCGTTGCGGCTGGGGGACCAGCTGAGCCTGCGCGTGCTTGGCAGCGACAAGCGGCAGCGCTACTACCGCGCCGGCTACCAATTGCCGGCCGGGCCCTGGTCCACGCGCGTGGGCGTGTCGTACTCGGATATGAGCTATCACCTCGGCAAGGTTTTCTCGGTGCTGGAAGCGCACGGCCGCGCCAGCATCCGCAGCGTGTTCGTCTCGCAGCCGCTGCTGCGCGGCCGCGCCTTCAACCTCAGCGCCCAGCTGCAGTACGACGACAAGCGGCTGCGCGACCAGATGGATGTCTTCGAGACCAACGTCGGCAAGCGCGTGGGGCTGTGGACCGCTGGCGTGAACGGCAACGGGCAGGACAACGTGTTCGGTGGCGGGCAGACCATGTTCTCGGTGAGCTACAGCACCGGACGGCTTCGCATCGACGATCCGCTCACCGAGTTCATTGACCAGATCAGCGCAAAGGCCGGCGGCAGCTTCAGCAAGATGAACCTGAGCGCGGCGCGCCTGCAGCGCCTGAGCCATCGCTTCCAGCTCTATGCCCAGGCCAATGCGCAATGGGCGGCCGGCAACCTGGACGGCTCGGAGAAGTTCGGCATGGGTGGGCCCTATGGCGTACGCGCCTACGCGCTCGGCGCCGGCAGCGGCGACCAGGGCTGGCAGGCCAGCCTGGAGCTGCGCTACGCGGTGGCCCCCGGCTGGCAGCTGAGCGCCTTCATGGACAAGAGCGTGGTGGACATCAACAAGCAGCCCTGGACCAGGGAGCGCAATACGCGCCGGTTGACGGGGGCGGGCATTGGGGGCGCCTGGGCCGGGCAGGGACATCAGATCAGCCTGGCGCTGGCCTGGCCGCTGGGCCAGCGCGACCTGAGCGGGGGGCCGGTGCGCAGCCCCAGGTTTTGGGTTCAGGGCGCGCAGTACTTCTGA
- a CDS encoding fimbria/pilus periplasmic chaperone — MLALLLCLAPAGALAALSIIGTRFVYPADLSALSVRLRNAGDSPILVQAWLDQGEINADPARLRVPFILSPPLLRLDPERKTVLRLRYTGEPLPEDRESVFWINFLEVPPLAEDSATLLRLSYRTRMKLLFRPPGLPGTADEAIGQVTWAFVTAGKAGGAVLEATNPTPYHVSLARMEVERGGASVELDGQTIAPLGVTRFTLPGLKGAAADEAVVRYEAVKDSGELIAGNANVKK, encoded by the coding sequence ATGCTGGCCTTGCTGCTGTGCCTGGCGCCGGCCGGGGCGCTGGCGGCGTTGTCAATCATCGGCACCCGCTTCGTCTACCCCGCCGATCTGTCGGCGCTGAGCGTGAGGCTGCGCAATGCGGGCGACAGCCCGATCCTGGTCCAGGCGTGGCTGGACCAGGGAGAGATCAACGCCGATCCGGCCAGGCTAAGGGTGCCCTTCATCCTGTCGCCGCCGTTGCTAAGGCTGGACCCGGAGCGCAAGACGGTGCTCCGGCTGCGCTACACCGGTGAGCCGCTGCCGGAGGATCGCGAGTCGGTGTTCTGGATCAACTTTCTGGAGGTGCCACCGCTGGCCGAGGACAGCGCCACTCTGCTGCGCTTGTCTTACCGCACGCGCATGAAGCTGCTGTTCCGCCCGCCAGGATTGCCTGGCACTGCGGACGAGGCCATCGGGCAGGTGACATGGGCGTTCGTCACGGCCGGGAAGGCAGGCGGCGCGGTCCTGGAAGCGACCAACCCTACGCCTTACCACGTCTCGCTGGCGCGGATGGAGGTCGAGCGCGGGGGCGCATCGGTGGAACTGGATGGCCAGACCATCGCGCCGCTTGGCGTCACGCGGTTCACGCTGCCCGGCTTGAAGGGCGCCGCCGCGGACGAAGCGGTGGTGCGCTACGAAGCCGTCAAGGACAGCGGCGAACTGATCGCCGGGAATGCAAACGTCAAAAAGTAG